GCCGGTTCCTCCGAAACCCACTATTGACGAAAAAGTTCTGGTCAAGAACAACGAGGTCCTGCTTCGTGCACCAAGCCAAGATATTTACCAAAACAATAATAATGTGCTCATGTCCCAAGCTGACGATGACAGCATATTCCGCAATAAAGAAGTGCTTGCCGGTAAGACATTTTCCATGCTGTTCCTGGTTAGTTGTTTTTACATAAAGTGGCACCAAAAATGATTTGAACAAGTGCCAAGagatcattttattttaatatcacGTGACCTTAAACCGAATGTTTCAAgtcattttaataataaaaccaCAGATGTAGTTCTTTTAATTGTTAAAAGACTTCCTGTGAAACATTCTTCTTAATGTTGAAAGCGTCTTTAATCCATCTGTGGTTACACTGCAATATGGGCAGGAAGTGCGATTGATCACGCGTCCCTCACATATCTGTTTCTGTTTCACAGCTGTTATTGCGGGAGGAGCAGTCGGTCTCATCTTCGCCGTCGTCCTCATCGTCCTCCTCGTTCACTTCGTTCTCCGAATCAAGAAAAAGGACGAAGGAAGTTACGAACTCAGCAAGACGCCCATCTACAAGAAAGCCCCCACCGCGGAAATCTACGCATGagcatacacacacattctCTTACTCCTTTGAACTATAAGCTCACACAGTGCCTCGCCCTAACGGGTCGCCACCAACCACAGGAAGACCTCACACGAATAATTATTCAGACTGGACTTTTGCATTGAAATCACATCAATCGTAACGGGACATGGAGAGGAGGGTGCCTGTTGCCAAACCGCTCCGTTTAAAAGATGTTTCTTGTCTTGTTGTTTCCGCACCCTCTCGTTTTGCTGAAGTTTATCGACTTTTTAATCGCACGCTCTCCTGCGtctattattttaaaacactacATGGCGCAACGGAGCATTTGCAGGTTGAAGGGTTTAGGTCGCCGTTTGACAATTCGACCACCCACGTCTGTGTCGAGATCGGTGCTACGAGGGGTGGTCACTGTagcctttgttttgttttgcaatgttttttgtttgtttttaaatctgtgtgctgtaaaatttttaaattttcttatTAAACGTCAGGGGTGAAACCAAATTGAGCACACGCAGTATATCTTTGTTGTCGTGCTACGGTGTACTGTATTAAACGTATACCCATTTCAGCCATGGTGTTTGAGGATAATGTACATTCCACGTTTTGCATGTGGTAAATTGTGAGACTAGACCCACTACATTGCTGCTGGACTGTCAGCTAAGCTACTTTAAGGTACAGACATCATGCTGTCTTTTGATTCAATATCGGTTCATTGTGACAGATATTCAACATCCAGGGATCTGTAAATagccatttaaataaaatatgaaacttCGGTACTTCTTGACAGCCTTTTATTTACCAAATATTTAAATGCCAaaattgatttttcattttcttttttgcaTCCCGGTATTCGCTTTGGCACAGATCTGTTTGTGATAAACAGATACTCGCGTCTGTAGCTTTACAATAATGTTTGAGAACGATGACCAATGCTAGTACTaacttttgtcttttttcagtgTTTTGTAGATGTTCTTAAttctcattttattttttattaatttaactgTCATATTTTATTGCCTGCCTTCAGGTCGGGGCTTTCCCCTTATCAGCTGTTGTACAtgtgattattttattttttagtttttttttatatataaatatataaacagtaGTGCAGAAAAAATTAAAGGTTGTTAGTTATTCAACAGAGATTTTTCAAAAGAGTTTTTATTTCTGTTAGACATTTTAAGCCGAATCTATTTATGTTTTGTAGAAGGATGTTCTGGATTAGATGAGACAAACGTGAATGAGCCGTGTGGCGAAAGATGAATAGCAAATCTGCTGCTTTGTTTTGGTCGCATCCAGATAAAATCGCTGTTCTTATGAAGAAGTCAATGAATCATTGATTTCAACATGCAGGTTCTGATCTGTTGAAAATAAAGCTATTTTATGCACATAACCGCTGtcttgatttttatttaaagatgcATTGTGTACATTTTAAAGGGATCTCTTCtctatattattagtggtgtataaaagccttacataatgaactgtattgttttaattaccttacaatgagccgtttttatctacatacatagAAGTTGCcttcatgtttctacagtagccctaatcTCAGATTTTTGCAGCAAacctcctccaccccatcacctcTCTATCCCAGTTAAGAGGGAGTGGTACTCTGGATTCGGGCTAACATTCTGAGCTCGGAGACTTGTACAGCTTGCCAAATATgcttttttgtatttaaataagttAGTGTGAactagtgttgctttcgtcaacgaaaagtatgacgaaatatcctcgtcaacgaacctttatcACGTGACGAAAAAGAGACGAGACGCAACgtaaatgctggtcatgtgacaaaaactataataaaatgtataatacaatattgttgacgaataaaaacgagactaaaagtggtttactaaataaaaactatgttaaaatgtgtcttcattttcgttgaccaaaacgagacgagacgaaatgttataacgttatttcgtctaGCCATCTCCTGGCACCACGCCACCTGACTGCAAATTATCATGCGTGTTCAATGGCGCTCTGCAAATCGATCCGCAAAAATACGTAaacgtaccgcgagagcgattagaaacaTGCAGAGCAGTCtgttctcgcgatgctttgatatcatacgcaaTCCGTTTGCGCAGTAACACGCGACACGTCACGTCTGATGGCCAGCTGCGCCCGCGAATACACCGCCGCATCAAGTCTTCAAATGGAA
This Paramisgurnus dabryanus chromosome 7, PD_genome_1.1, whole genome shotgun sequence DNA region includes the following protein-coding sequences:
- the sdc4 gene encoding syndecan-4; this translates as MLKVYLTLVLLAAAVFAESVRETETWVPLKNKSPHEDLESSGDSPNGDFEFTNITPTTDDEDGFDDGDNDDDDDDDEISGSGDVGITDEDLKNVFDNWIPDSDMPVPPKPTIDEKVLVKNNEVLLRAPSQDIYQNNNNVLMSQADDDSIFRNKEVLAAVIAGGAVGLIFAVVLIVLLVHFVLRIKKKDEGSYELSKTPIYKKAPTAEIYA